A part of Candida albicans SC5314 chromosome 2, complete sequence genomic DNA contains:
- a CDS encoding uncharacterized protein (Ortholog(s) have role in nucleosome mobilization and Ino80 complex, cytosol localization) → MSYDPIHDTYTASTSSQQQQQQQHQQSSPPPSKSTHLHVTGSSPPSINQLISPNIEPSRSDVNQHQNQFADQEQTIPSLILPQPDEPKSTVNTSGGGALSISNLVSSSANEAPSSSAIPPITSTHTSSQKMNSISSLINSPPDHNDDTGDDDYDETDVNSSVVGDDEDYVATPPPQQQHSSTTTPGKSHKSSPSKKKKKNNIANAKLSLKRADGEAFWRRDIQYDFLKELFDDKTACFTNTFSESNIANCNNNSKITFGELYIRTLAESNKSSRVLKEKLIRDVELGKAVAKVCILVNVGRMNTTINFVPEMKSTLRTYHSIPSLQTCREGGTVKQLQDTPRLKSILKAVCEGEENNLNFLDDMIKNPPNKKPNTNVIQLLFLLSNAVHGVPFLTDQKNSYLLDFFVNTKIHPANRAKRLLWLLYTLLETNFTETDLHNNPFGADSIPSIQWLDDSEMKKFDIDPDYERYYAEEMFKARMQYLANPDDEQYKEHSRRSHGYGHLKKRDAEDHDDTSGGEEVDDRKKKSVPLKKKLKRNNPNKPSPLSKNVITFHDKRNRDIKSGDILNFDSEDSIHFPVKDLKELASRYKSSDIMNQSPDELESVRHRRDIVELSKPMVQEVRTSSKASTASFNKKITILGNWLYRYFKYKKSIGNRLVGIEWEDIRYDLVHGVESYLYEKFGKSLILDKMLSTHYTGAEGTNGSDKNGVVANGGNTTGRFEEEENEVYFDYVPSRDYDKANEKQSFILHLISFVNDWFILRLRKNASLTQVNRISIDLDNETVHM, encoded by the coding sequence atgaGTTACGATCCTATACATGATACATACACTGCGTCCACTTCTAGtcagcaacagcaacagcaacaacatcaacaatcaTCTCCACCACCTTCGAAATCAACACATTTACATGTAACAGGATCTTCTCCACcttcaataaatcaactCATAAGTCCAAACATTGAACCATCACGCTCAGATGTGAATCAACATCAGAATCAATTTGCTGACCAAGAACAAACTATTCCTTCTTTGATATTACCACAACCAGATGAACCCAAATCGACTGTTAATACACTGGGCGGTGGAGCATTGTCAATTTCTAACCTTGTTTCGTCATCTGCCAACGAAGCCCCATCACTGTCAGCAATACCGCCAATTACATCTACACATACTTCACTgcaaaaaatgaattctATTTCCAGTTTAATCAACTCGCCACCAGATCACAATGATGACACTGgagatgatgattatgacGAAACAGATGTTAATTCATCAGTTGTAGGAGATGATGAAGACTATGTTGCAactccaccaccacaacaacaacattcaTCAACCACAACACCTGGCAAATCACACAAATCCTCCCCGagtaaaaagaaaaagaaaaataatatagCCAATGCTAAATTATCTTTGAAAAGAGCCGATGGTGAAGCATTTTGGCGTAGAGATATACAATatgattttttgaaagaattattcGATGATAAAACTGCTTGTTTTACTAATACTTTCTCGGAATCAAACATTGCCAATTGTAACAATAATCTGAAAATTACCTTTGGTGAATTATACATCCGTACTTTAGcagaatcaaataaatcatctCGAgtattgaaagaaaaattaattagAGACGTTGAATTGGGCAAAGCGGTGGCGAAAGTTTGTATTTTAGTCAATGTGGGAAGAATGAATACGacaattaattttgttcCGGAAATGAAATCGACTTTGAGAACATATCATTCTATTCCTTCATTACAAACTTGTCGTGAAGGTGGTACTGTTAAACAATTACAAGATACTCCACGATTGAAATCCATTTTGAAAGCAGTATGTGAAGGGgaagaaaataatttaaattttcttgATGATATGATAAAAAATCCACCAAACAAGAAACCCAATACCAATGTTATacaattattgtttttattaaGTAATGCCGTTCATGGAGTACCATTTTTAACtgatcaaaaaaatagttatttattggatttCTTTGTCAACACCAAAATACATCCAGCAAATCGAGCTAAACGATTGCTTTGGTTATTATATACACTTTtagaaacaaattttacTGAAACCGATTTGCATAATAATCCATTTGGGGCTGATTCCATTCCATCGATTCAATGGTTGGATGATTcggaaatgaaaaaatttgacaTTGATCCTGATTATGAAAGATATTATGCTGAAGAAATGTTTAAAGCCAGAATGCAATATTTGGCAAATCCTGATGATGAGCAGTACAAGGAACATTCTAGAAGATCCCATGGGTATGGtcatttgaagaaaagagATGCCGAAGATCATGATGATACAAGTGGAGGAGAAGAGGTTGATgatagaaagaaaaaatctGTTCctttaaagaaaaaattgaaacgTAATAATCCTAATAAACCTTCACCATTGTCAAAGAATGTTATAACATTTCATGATAAACGTAATCGTGATATCAAAAGTGGCGacattttaaattttgatcTGGAAGATAGTATTCATTTCCCGGTaaaagatttgaaagaattggCATCAAGATATAAAAGTTCTGATATTATGAATCAATCACCCGATGAGCTTGAATCAGTTAGACATCGTCGTGACATAGTGGAGTTGTCTAAGCCAATGGTTCAAGAAGTTCGTACTTCTTCAAAAGCCAGTACTGCTTCattcaacaagaaaatcaCCATTTTGGGGAACTGGTTATATCgatatttcaaatataaaaaatcCATTGGAAATCGATTAGTAGGTATAGAATGGGAAGATATTAGATATGATTTGGTTCATGGTGTAGAGAGTTATttatatgaaaaatttggcaaatcattgattttggaTAAGATGTTGTCTACACATTATACTGGAGCTGAAGGAACCAATGGTTCTGATAAGAATGGAGTGGTTGCGAATGGAGGAAATACTACTGGTagatttgaagaagaagaaaatgaagttTATTTCGATTATGTACCACTGAGAGATTATGACAAGGCCAACGAGAAACAAAGTTTTATTCTACATTTGATTAGCTTTGTCAATGATTGGTTTATATTAAGATTAAGAAAGAATGCTTCTTTAACTCAAGTTAACAGAATACTGATTGATCTTGATAATGAGACTGTTCATATgtaa
- a CDS encoding alpha-1,2-mannosidase MNL1 (Ortholog(s) have carbohydrate binding, mannosyl-oligosaccharide 1,2-alpha-mannosidase activity, role in ER-associated ubiquitin-dependent protein catabolic process and endoplasmic reticulum lumen localization) produces the protein MFLGLFHNYIFLVILSLKIIPINAYSPYNSSFTSEHIRYLQNETQALFDHSWKSYMKYGFPFDEITPISCEPLGPDFDDYENTVRNDARGNISSMVLDNIDTLIIFERWDELEYILKYLSDNKQDFFNQDTVVQVFETCIRHLGGLLSAHLLLTDITNKPITLSTKYQPLREISNKYNGFLLDMAHDLGLRLIPSYQTSTTNIPLPRINLAYGLKKVPPKLQRDACTSGVMTPVLEFTLLSRLTGDRQFEYYSQLSFWKLWSSKSALNLLPMTIDPIANQWKDSITGIGASIDSFYEYAAKSAILFNDDYMWTVFKTSYRALLSHSAQGGKGTMIFPNVGIYDGVVFSPWIDSLGAFWSGLQVLTGQLQDAIKTHVVYLKIWDFFDSIPERWIYNHQHHHQGNKKVKRNKKKFKAEDSIDLEWYPLRPEFIESTYYLYRATKDPMYLQIGERVLNLLGDRYKAPCGLSGLQDVRTAERQDRMESFVVGETLKYLYLLFDTKDEIFLHNSTIMQNKNWIFSTEAHPLWLNKKIDLIGDSLTQSSNEISSAIMGEKPYHKNSLKPNKDLLKIPNSAFIRNITLPQPELVDIEGITEDVSHIAKKSSFAGRFDTCQLNPWNKSVDSFLESSYYKWPYLFNADYAFENSFRKPRYLSQTNLDGSYIELTKEFYNKFTMFNGANLICPRTSTTAVYEVFWGDIKQCEYIEVSEIYHTKFSNESLMAPGDIWIPSLNGLRVVLEELVPGKVDTFNNVVTEEQLLALQDSNNNEDDNNNNDDYRIRLVNSGLRIKRVNGVVIDEGVTLWTLPFEPSEQSNEEDGMIGITEDARVVIQGKVVENLFVWYG, from the coding sequence ATGTTTTTGGGGCTATTTCATAATTACATATTCTTGGTAATACTAAGTCTAAAAATAATCCCCATAAATGCATATTCTCCatataattcatcattCACATCTGAACATATACGatatttacaaaatgaAACACAAGCATTATTTGATCATTCATGGAAATCATATATGAAATATGGTTTCccatttgatgaaataaCCCCAATCAGTTGTGAACCTTTAGGACCTGATTTTGATGACTATGAAAATACCGTTAGAAATGATGCTAGAGGGAATATATCACTGATGGTATTAGATAATATCGAtacattaataatatttgaacGATGGGATGAATTAgaatatattttgaaatatcttCTGGATAATAAAcaagattttttcaatcaagaTACTGTGGTACAAGTGTTTGAAACTTGTATTCGTCATTTAGGTGGATTATTATCGGctcatttattattaaccGACATTACCAATAAACCAATcacattatcaacaaaatatcAACCATTACGtgaaatttcaaacaaatatAATGGGTTTTTATTGGACATGGCTCATGATTTAGGATTAAGATTAATTCCTTCTTATCAAACATCAACGACAAATATCCCATTACCAAGAATTAATTTAGCTTAtggtttgaaaaaagtcCCACCCAAATTACAACGTGATGCATGTACTTCAGGGGTAATGACTCCAGTTTTAGAATTCACTTTATTATCAAGATTAACTGGAGATCgacaatttgaatattattCACAATTATCATTTTGGAAACTTTGGTCACTGAAACTGGCATTAAATCTATTACCTATGACAATTGATCCTATTGCTAATCAATGGAAAGATAGTATTACCGGAATAGGTGCTAGTATTGATTCATTTTATGAATATGCTGCTAAACTGgcaattttatttaatgatgattataTGTGGAcagttttcaaaacttcATATCGAGCATTATTGAGTCATCTGGCTCAAGGTGGTAAAGGTACGATGATTTTCCCTAATGTGGGGATTTATGATGGGGTTGTTTTCAGTCCTTGGATAGATCTGTTAGGAGCATTTTGGTCAGGATTACAAGTTTTAACTGGGCAATTACAAGACGCCATAAAGACTCATGTGgtttatttaaaaatatgGGACTTTTTCGATCTGATTCCAGAAAGATGGATATATAACCATCAGCACCATCATCAAGGTAATAAGAAAGTTAAACgtaataagaaaaaattcaaagCAGAAGATTCCATTGATTTGGAATGGTACCCGTTGAGACcagaatttattgaatcaacttattatttatatcgTGCCACTAAAGATCCAATGTATTTACAAATAGGGGAAAGagtattaaatttattaggTGATAGATATAAAGCACCATGTGGATTAAGTGGATTACAAGATGTTAGAACTGCAGAAAGACAAGATCGAATGGAAtcatttgttgttggtgaaactttgaaatatttatatttattatttgatactaaagatgaaattttcTTACACAATTCCACTATAAtgcaaaataaaaattggattttCTCCACTGAAGCACATCCATTATggttaaataaaaaaatcgATCTTATTGGTGATTCTTTGACACaatcatcaaatgaaaTATCATCGGCAATAATGGGTGAAAAACCTTATCATAAAAATAGTTTAAAACCCAATAAAGATTTACTCAAAATACCAAATTCAGCGTTTATAAGAAATATTACATTACCTCAACCAGAATTGGTTGATATTGAAGGTATAACGGAGGATGTATCCCATATTGCCAAAAAACTGTCCTTTGCGGGTCGATTTGATACATGTCAATTAAATCCTTGGAATAAATCTGTTGATTCATTTCTTGAATCAAGTTATTATAAATGGCCCTATTTGTTTAATGCTGATTATGCATTTGAAAATTCATTTAGAAAACCAAGATATTTGAGTCAAACTAATTTAGATGGCAGTTATATTGAATTAACAAAAGAATTTTACAATAAATTTACTATGTTCAATGGAGCCAACTTGATTTGTCCTCGTACTTCAACTACAGCAGTTTATGAAGTGTTTTGGGGAGATATCAAACAATGCGAATACATTGAAGTTTCAGAAATTTATCATACCAAGTTTTCTAATGAATCGTTAATGGCACCGGGTGATATTTGGATACCGTCTTTGAACGGATTACGCGTTGTATTGGAAGAATTGGTACCTGGGAAAGTAGATACATTTAATAATGTTGTTACTGAAGAACAGCTTCTTGCATTACAGgatagtaataataatgaagacgataataacaataacgaCGATTACAGGATTAGACTAGTAAATTCTGGTTTAAGAATTAAACGAGTCAATGgtgttgttattgatgaagGGGTAACTTTATGGACGCTACCATTTGAACCACTGGAACAATCGAATGAAGAAGACGGGATGATAGGAATAACTGAAGATGCTAGAGTAGTTATACAAGGTAAAGTagttgaaaatttatttgtttggtATGGATAG